The stretch of DNA GGCCTTGCCACACCTCCGGCTGGACCGGACCGAATACGATCGTGCCCGTGGTGCGATTCCAGATGGTCTCATCGATGATCTTCCGGAAGTTGGCGCTCGCGCCGATGATCGATGTCAGCGTGCCTTGCGAGGCAGCGGCGAGCGTCGTGAAGGTGGCCTCGTTCGTCAGCAGCTGCCACTCGTGGCGGCGCGCCAGCTTGCTGCCCTCCTCATTGAGGATGGACAGCATCTGTATGATCTGGAAATCAGTCGATGAGACCGCGGTGTTGGGCTGCGCCAGACCCAGGCTCGCACAGGCCTCCTGGACGATCTGTACGCAGGTACGCATCAGGCCCGAGCTCGCTTCGGCGGAGGCTCAGACAGCGCGCTGACTTGCGCTCTAAGCTCGGATACCTGGGCTTGCATCTCCTCGAGCAGCTGCTTCTGTGCCTCGTTCTCGCTGCGCAAATGCGCGAGCTCTGAAGCAGCACCGTTGTTGGCCCGCGCTTCGAGAAACGCCCTGGCCTTCTGTTGCAAGGTGCGTGAACCGAGCCCGAGCTGCCGTAGCACCTCCTCGTTCGCATGCGCGATGTCCTCCACGGCATGCAGCCCGCAGCGCGCGCAGTTCTTGGCCTCGGCAGGAGTGATGGCAGGCCAGTTCTTGATGGGATAGCCATCAACCTGACAGTCCTCCCCCTTCTTGAACGCGGCATAGACGTCTTTGAAGCCGCGGACCCAGTTGCTGGGCATCTCGCGCGGTCGGTCAATGGAGGCGCGCTCCATCTGCGCAATCCACTGCAGCGCTGGGAACTCTGATTCGTCCTTGCTACCGCGCTGCTGGACGATCACCCAATCCTCATCCTTCATGACCAACGCGCCGGCAGCGATAGACGCCTCGCGGTCCTCGATGGCTCGACGCTCGAAGCGAAACGCTGGCGGCAAGGCCTGTGACGGAAAATGCATTGTCGTTCTCCAAAAAGAGGCTGCCGGTAGCGATCCGGCAGCCGGTGAGTTTGCTCACAAACTAGGCCGCGAGGCCGTCATCCATGAAGGGACGTGCGATCTCGAACTCGGCTTGTCCCGAAGCAGGCGTGCCGATTGCAGAAGCGCCGACCGCGCCTTTCACGCGATCGCCCGCAACTACTGCGTCATCCACGCTTCCCGCGGTGGCGGTCGCATAGACGTTTGCGTTATCGACAAAGCCAGCAAGCACGAGGCCCACGGCCTTGCCCTGGATCTGATACCAACCGTACTGGTTGGCCACGTTTGCGGACATGGCGACTGCAACCGGGCCGATAGCGTTGGCCGCCAACAGCGCGGTCGTACCATCGTCCATGTTGTAGGTGACCCACGATCCGACAGCCGTCGTCGCCACGCCCTTGAGGTAGATAAACTCGCCGCCGCCGTAGGTCGTGTCGTAGGCAGTCGTGATGGTTCCCAGTGGGTGACGCTGCTCGGTTGAGGTATCAGCGATCGGCTGAGTGCCCAGCGTTTGGTTCGTTGGAATGAATGCCATGGCTGTCTCCTCAGGCCACTACGAGCCCTTGCAGGCTCCGGTTGGTGACAATCAAGTTGCCCATGGTGATGATCGGCATAACCACGGCTTCCTGATTGACAGAGTTCTTCTCGTCCAGCATCTCCATCCAGGCGTCCTGGTGGGCGACGAACTTGAAGAAGTCGGTGTTGATGAAGTACATGTGGCTGGTCGGGATACCCGACGCCGCGGTGTCGTGCCACACCTCGGCCTGCTTGTAGCGCAGTTTCACCATGCCGCCCTGGCCGTCATCGTTCGGCGAGTACCGCTTCAACGAGGTCTGCGATTGCTCGTAGAAAGTGAAGTAGTTCTCGCTTGCGATGATGAGGTCAGGGTGATCGGCGCCACGCGTCAGACGCAGCCAAAGCGGAAGCATCAAGGACTCAATTGTCGTGGCGCTCGGAGTGATGGCACCGCCACCCTGGAGGGGAGAAGCCGCCGATTGCACGATGTTTCGCCAGAACGTGAAGGTCGTGCTGTTGATGCCGCCGACAGTGCCGGTGCCGGCATCGGAGATCAGCGCTTGCAGGCCGTTGATTTGGTTGGTGAGCGAGCCGGCCGAGTAGAAGTCGGCAGACATGCCATTCGCCATCGAGCGCTTGGCGTTCTGAAGGCGAGACTTGACCAGATTGACGATGCGGGATTCGCCGCTGTTCTTGCGGATTTCCTCGCCTGAGGCCGTGACGTGGATCGCGACCTGGCGCCAGGCGAATTCAACCGAACTCAACACCTCGCTATTGGAGATGTTGAGCTCGTCGTACCCGCTGTAGCGCTGGTAGGTCTGGTTGTCCTCGAAATCGATGTTTCGAGTGATCGAAAGGCCGCCGTCTTCTTTCTCGACGCCGCCCTTCTCGGTGATGCGCCGGAACAGCGCGTTGTGGTTCGAAACGTTATCGACGAACTCGCCTTTGTGATTGCGGAAAGTCGTCGATACAAGCTCAGTGAACGTCGTAAATGACGTAGAGGCAGGTACTGCCATGGTAGTTCAAGGCTCCAAACACGGTGATAGCCTCCATCACGCGCGTCCTTCAGCCTTTAACTCGGCCAGACGTGCCCTGATGGTGTCTTCCATCGTGCCCTTCGCTGTTGAACCGGCAGGGGTCGCCCCACGGGTGCGAACATTGATCGAAGAGACTTTGCGGGCGTTGGCGGCTAGGTCCGCCTTTTGCTTCGCCTCAGCTTCGCGCTTGCGCGCTTCCACCTTGGCTTGCACTGAGTCGCTCAGACGGCATGCCTTGTCATAGGCCTGCTGCAACGTCTGAACACTGCCCGACTTCAACAATCGCTCCATCTCTGCCTGGACTTCCGGTTCGCCGACGAATTCGTTCTTAGGGTCAGCCATGAACGATTCGACCTGAGACATCACCGGCGCCAGCTTCACTTGGCTCACGATCTGACGCGTTTCCTGAAGATCTCGTAAGAGGCTGTCGTATCGCGGATCTTGAACCGGCGCACGCTGAGGGTTGTTTAGACCCTCCACTATTGCTTCCGGCTTGATACCAACATTGGAAGCAATTTGCAATAGAGTATAGACCTTTTCTGCGTCACTCCCGTTGTAGAGAGTGCGCTGGAAGTTCAACAATCCACTGATGTTCTCTACTGCGTTCTGTCCGGCCGCCTGAAACACGTCGGCATGCGGACGAATCACAGCATCCAAGGTGTCGAACGTCGCCGCCTTGCCGCGGTACTTCTCGATGCCTTGGTGGAAGTCCTCCTCACGCCGGTGGATCTCTTCCCGTACGGTCGGCGGTAGCGTGGCCCACTCGGCCTTGCGCTCTGACTTCCACGACTTCGGCGCCTCGGCGAACTTGTCCGCTACTGGAGTGTCGGTGGCGGCAGGCGCTTCGGCTTTGACAGCTGGAGTGCCTGGCTTACCGTCATCAGGAGCAGCGGCCTTGGAGAATCGGCCGGCAGGGTCGCGAGTTCGGCCTGGGCTGCCTTCAGGATCTTTCGAAGCCTCCGGCGCTCCCGCTTGGTCATCGCTACCTCGCGTCTTGATCTCGGCCAGGGTGGACCGGATCGTGTCTTCCATCGAAGGTGCCGCTGTCGTCTCGACGGTGGCACTCGTGGATGTTTCGGTGGTACTCGGTTCGTTGTCTGCCATTCAATTCTCCGGAGACGTGCGACGTCGTTCGTGTTCAATTTCCCGGCGCACTTCATCAGGCACGGGGCGCCCGATCTTCCCGCATGAACGACACTTGGGAAGGTTCGTGTTAGGGATCAAGCTGTAGTTGTGCCCCTCTACACCTCTAGCGGGAAATCTCCACTGAACCGTCCAATGGATCTTCCGCAGAAAGCACAAGGGAGCACCGAAAATCCGTAGCAGCATCATCCCCCCAAATGCCGTCGCTTCGCGGGCGACAGCTGGTAATAAGCGCGCCGCACAGCCTCATCCAGCCGCTTCTCGTAGCGTTGCTCGACGTACTGCTGCTGGCGCTGGGCGTGCGCCTTCTCGGCCGCCATGCCCTCCCACGGGCGCGATCCAGTGCGGGCGAGGTCATCGCGTCGTGCTCTGGCGCCGTCGATCCACTTGCCTGTCACTGGACTCACGTAGCCCGGCGTGTCACCGCGCACGTAGTGCACCTCGGTCGTCTGCTGGTAGTCAGCGCTTACTTCGACCATGCAGCCGATGCTGCCGTCGCGAGGTTCGATGGCGTGGGGATCCCAGACGTATCTACGGCGAGGCATCTTTGCTCTCCAGCTGCACTCTCGCGCGCCCATCGCGCAATATGCATTGAGACATGGTGCATGACGGCCATTGCTTCCACTTCGAGCCGCAAATGCAATACCGATCGCCATCTGCGCCCATCGTTTGATCGTCAGGCTTGATATCGTCCTTCCAATTGTCCAGCCCGCCTTTGCTCATTGCTTGCACAGCCTCGCGAACAGTGAATTGCTCTTGGTTAGGTTGCGAGCTATTGCCTGGCTGTGGCTTTCTCCACCCTTAACCTCGAATCGATGATGCATAGGCTTCAGCAGCTCGCGGGCTTCAGCAGCTCGCCGTTTAGCCCGTGCCGGCGGTAAGTGATGCGCTTGGCCCTAAATGCACCGCTCACAAGATCGCTGAATGAAGTCGGCATGTCTCTGACTGTCGGCTTGCGAAGGCTGGCGATCACATCCGACTCGATCATCTCAAGCTTCAGGCTTTTGCTACGCATCAACCAACTCTCCGTCAATCTCGCCCATCTGATTCGCCTGCGCGCGAATGCGCTTTGGCTGCTGCACGGCCTGCATCATCTTCTCGATCATGGCCTTAACCTCGCCGACGGCCTTGCCGCTCTCCTCTCGACCGGCCTTGGCCTCGTCGGCTGCCTGGACCATCGCTGGATCAGGCTGCGGCGGTGCCGGCTGCTGGATCTGCTCGATAGCATCCTCGACGGCCGAGCCCATGCGCGCGCGCCTGGCAATCGACAGCGCCACCGACTTGATCAGGTCGATGCTGATCATCCCCGACTGCAGCCCGGGCATGGCGCCGCTGATGAACGTCATGATCGCCGTCAGCGCCTCCTGCATGCCCGCCATGTCCATCTCGAGCGTCTCGGCGATGGTGCTGTCGGTCTCGATATCGACCTTGTAGCAGCGCTGGCGATCGGACTTCATGACCTCGCTGATCTCTTCCCAGCTCGGTGATTCGGCGGCCTTGAGCATGGCCGGATCCGGGGGCGGTGGCGGCATAGCCTGGCCGGTCATGGGATCAACCTGCGGCGGCGTGCGCTGCGCCTGCTGAAGCTGCATCTGCGCGGCCTGCTTCTCCTGGGCCGTCGGGTACTGCAATCCAGTGATCTCGGCGAACGTCTGCCAGTCGTACTTGCTGCACATCACATCGGCGATGAGGCGCATCACATCGCGCCCGAAGCGCTTCACCTCGCGCTGCAGGGTCTTGAGACGCAGGCCGCCAAACTGTGCCTTGAGCCGCTGGGCCGTGGCCGTCTCGCTCGCCTCGGTAGCACCACGGATCACGTCCGAAATACCCGTGAGCTCGTAAATCGTCTGCTTGCACTCGTTCTGTGCCTGGTAGAGGGCTGCCAGGACGTTCGCGATCTCGCCCACCGGCATCATCCAGATCGCCTTCTGTAGGCCGCCCATGCGGTAGTACTTGGCCGTGTTCTGCACCGGGATCATGTCGGTGTTGTCGGCCTCATCCAGGAGCTTCGTCACCTCGCTCATCGTCGAGTCGTACACGCCGCGCACCTTGCACACCCGCACTATGGCGTTGATCCGCTGGCTGATGCGCTCGAGCTCGCGAGCCTTCACCTCGTACATGTGGTACAGCGGCCGCGGGACAATGCTGCGGCCGTTCTTGATAGCCAGCATGGGCTTGGGGATGGGCCAAAAGCCGTCGATCTCCATCGGATCCTGCTCAACCAGCAGCGGGCCGTCCTTCCAGCCAGTGCTGATGAAGATGACCTGCATGGTGTCCTTGTCCCAGATCTCGATCACCTGGGCGGTGCCAAAAGCCTTCTTCTCCTCGTCCTTCCACTTGTCCATGCCCTCGGGGTAGTTAAGCGGCACCTTGGCCGCCAACTCCTCGCCGAACATCTCCACGAGCTGCTCGCGGTTGAAGTCGTGCTCGAATCCGATCCATGGCACGTGGCGCCACCGCTTCCCAGGCCCGCGGCGGAAGCGATCCCACTGCACGTGCTCGATCACGCACTTTTCGGAGACTTTCTGCTCAGCCGCCTGCGGCTCTTGGCCTTCTTCAGACGGCAGCATCATCGGCTCGCCAGCCGCATCCATGATCGGCGCGAACTTCGGTTCGTACTTCACCCGCACGACGCCGCGCCCAGTGACGATGCAATCCAGGACCGCATCCTCGAGAGTGTCGTAGAAGTCCTCGGTGTCTATCGCATACGACAGCGCGCGCTCGAGAACCATCGACACAGCCTTGCCCAACGGGTCAGCATCCCGGAAACGCCTACGCACATCAGGCTGTGGCGCGCTGTTGTACACAGCGGGCAGCAAGGTCTCGGTGTTCGACCAGAGGATGTTGAAGCTGCGATCGGTTCGAGCGTGCCCATCCTTCGTCGGCGCCCCGCCCTCGTAGATCTGGTAGCAGTGCTTCGCCTGCTCGCGCCAGGTCTTCTCGTTGCTGTCGGCGAGCGTCCACTCCATCAGCCAGCGGCGCACGAAGTCGGCAGGCTGCTCCTCTGCCGGCTTGCGCTCGATCTGCTCGACCTGCTCTTCGCTCATGTCGTGCGATAGCCAACCAGACGGCCGCCAGCAACACCCGTAGCGCCGTTCTGGAGCACGCGGATCAGCTTGCACTTGATCTGAAGCTTGAAGGGTCTTCCAGCAGCGGTGACGACCACGCGTGTCGCAGGCGTCGTGGACACCATGTCCTCAAGCGCCACTGCAGATGCCAGGAAGTTCGTCCCGTCCAGGCTCACGAAGACATCCATGGCGCCGGCCGTGCTGCCCAGGATCCAGGTGTCATAGTCGTTGGCGTTGACCGTGCACAGCACGTCGTTGTCGTTGGTGCCGGTCAGCTCGGCGACCGTAACCGCCTCATGAATTCGATCGCTCATCTACCACTCTCCCCCGCGACGCTTGCGGCTGTGCTGCTGAATCATTTCGTTGATGGTCTGCTTAGCCGACCACTTTGGCGGCGGCGGCGCTTGCTTGGGCTTAACGATGGCTGGGTGGGCCTCATGGACCGCCTTGGCCATCAGAACAGCCATATCGACGGCATCGTCATGCTTACCAGCCGGGAACTTGAGGAGTTGCGACAACAGGTTGTTACCATACTCCGTGTCTGCGATCTTGATGCGCTTGAGTCCGGCCATAGCCTGAAGCGGACGCGCCTCGGTTGGCTTGTCTTTGCCACGAGTCAGCCACTCGCACGGCACAAACACAGAGCGCTCCTGCATTCGCCTGGTTAGGAATGGCTCGATGGCCCGCCGAATCGGCCCTGACTCACCGAAAAATGCGAAGGGGTTCTGCCGCTCTGCCTGGTCAATGAGCTGCTCTATCCAAACATCGGCCGTCGTGCGCCCACGCCAGCCCTCGATTGCGAGGTACAGGTCCTCATTCAAGTATCCGTGCGTAGCGATCTCAGTCCAGTCTCCGCCATCCTCTGTCACCGCAAAGTCACCGGTCTGGTACTTGTGGCATGCCGGCACCTTGGACGGGTCGAACAATTCGAACTGCTCCCGCTTGAAGAACGTGCCGTCTTCTGGCGTCGGGTTCTGCATGTACAGCGCCGCCCACTGGCGTCTATCCATGTTCTGCCGGATACGAGCCAATGCGGCACCGTCATAGCGCTGCGGCCATGGAGGGTTGTCTATGTGCGCTGGCAGCTCGATGACCTCCCAGCGATCGCCTCCGCAAGCCTGCTGCGCCAATAACCGACCCACCAAGTCATCCTCGTGCATCCGGTGTTGGATCACGATGATTGGCTTCCCAGGGCGCACGCGGTTGTAGAGAGTGCCGGTGTACCACTCCCAGACCTTGTTGCGTTGGAGTTCGCTCTGTGCGTCCTCCCAGGTGCCGAAAGGGTCATCGATGATGGCCATCCCGCCGCGTCCGTAGAGCTGTCCACCGACGCCAACAGCGTAGTAACTGCCACCGTGATTGGTGTGCCATCGGCCGCGAGCACTGCTGTCCTCTGAGAGTGTGACTTTGGGGAAGAGTCGTTGGAACTCTTCGCTGCGGACGCAGTTACGCACGTCATGACCAAAGCCTTCAGCGAGTTCTGCAGATGCAGAGACCTGAATGATGTCCTCGGTCGGATCGTCGGCAAGGAACAGCGCTGGTGCGCGACGGCTGCTGATCTGGGACTTACCGTGCTGCGGCGGGCAGAGCAGAAGGAGCCGGTCAATCTCTTTGCGGCGAACTCGGTCGATCTGCTCGCAGATCGCCCTATGGATCGGGCCTGGCGACCAGCGGGGCGTAGTGTAGGCAACGAAGTCGATGGCATTTCGACGAGCGCTACGCCGTCTCAGCAACTCGCTGGCTGCCTGTGCCGGCGATACTCGCAAGCTCGTCGTCTGATAGCTCGTTTGCATGCCTTAGGGTCATCTCGCCCTGGATCTCGACTTCGGCGCGCTGCAACTTTGGGATGTGATACTCGACGAGATCCATGATGCAATCCCATGCGGCTTTTGCACCATAGACTCTTCGAATCTCATCCAACAGCTCTTGAAGCTGATCGGCGTTGCCATCAACAAAGCGAGCAATCGCTTCTCGCGCATTGCTGGTAGCCTTGTTAGGCACACCCGCTCTCCTTCCTGCACCCGGCCTTTTACCACCTCTAGACATACGCTACTTGATTGTTTTGATAGATATTGATTGTCTATCAGATAGATTGCTCACGCCGCCGCCCTCGCCTTCCCCTTGTCTTTGGTGATGTACCAGTGAGCGAGCAGAAGAGCTTCTGCGCGGCCGTCATGCTTCTTGAGGCGCAAGTCAGCCAGCGGGAACAGCAGCCGCGCCTTGTGCAGGGCTGCGTCCTTGTCCGAACCAAGCGCCATCTCACGCTTCCATTTGGCTGGCGTCACGAGCTCAAGGCGAATGCCAAGCCCTTGGATCACTCCGAGCACGCTGCCGAAGTTGACTCCGAACCCAAAGCTGCTAGCGACGCCCTGCTTTGGCATGGCTGAGACGCGTTCGATGATGCCGGTCATGTAGTGCGCGGCACCGAATGCCCTGACGATGCGGCCCAATTCTGCGCCGTCTATCCATGCCAGTGACTTGTCGCGCTGCACAGGCAGGTCGTGGACTTCGTAGTGACCGCTCTGGTCTACCGCAGCGATCGCGCCTGTAAGGCCAGGATCGATGCCGATGGTGATCATCGCGCCGCCTCGATCGCCGCATACACAGCGCGCACCGTGCCGCGGTCAAGTTCCTTGGCGGACTCGGAGAGCTGCTCGTACGGCACCATCAGCTCCTCGCCCAGCTCTGACAGCCGCGAGGTGACGCCCTTCGCCCGCTTGCTGTCCATCCAGGCTTCGTGGACTTTGGCGGAGACGAGTTCGATGTCGGGGAGGTTCATCAGACACGCTCCAGCCGTGACACGGCACGCTCGATTCGCGCAAGTGCAGCATCGGTGCAATTGAAAGCATGATCCAGTTGCCCTGCCTGACCCGGGCCACTTGGCGCATTGCCAGTGGGGTCCTTGTCGGCCACCTCTCCAAAAACGCGATCTGCAATGCGCTCCAGGCGGTCGGCTAGAGAGTAGATACCTGCGCAACGGTCTTGCAGCCTGGCCGCTGCGACAGCCACGAGAGTATCGGCAATATTCACAGGCATAGCTTGTTCGAATCCTTGGAATGCCTGTGGCTGTAGCCCGATAGCGCCTTGCTGTGAGAGATCCTTGGCCCTGCTGACTACGTTCGCGTACTTCGGATCGATCTGCTGATTGAACATCGCTCTGTCTCCTATCGCAGCGCCTGCTGCGGTTGATGGGCTGTGCTCTGGCATTCGAAAACTGATATCTCGTCTCTGGCGCGTTCCCTGCCAAGGCTGGCGGGCATTCCCTCGCGTATCCAGAACCCAGCTGAGTTCTTGAGATAACCGCGCTCCGACAGTTCAGCAGGTGATAGGCATCTGCGGTTCGATCCTCGGTCCTTCCAGTCGCCTGCGCGATGCCGATCGAACATGGAGGTCGAGTTGAAGTACTCGCCACATCCAGAGCACCTGCAGCGATTGCCTGTTAGCGTCATGAGCCGGCCACCTCAGTGATTGAATTTTGGGGTTGGGGTGTAGCGTTGGCGTGCCGCTCGCAGGCCAACTTGCACCACTTGAGGCCATCGGCACCGCAGTCCTGATGGAGGTGCTTGCTCTGGTGAGGCTCGCCGGCCCATGCGTTGTAGACAACAAGGTTCATGCGACGCGCCCCGGTGATCACGTGGCCCAAGTTCGAGCACGTACGCTTGCGCTCAGGGTCAGCCGCCCACGTCAGGGTACTCGGCAGTCCGTTGGGGCGGGTCATGGCTGCATCGGATTCAGTACGCCGTAGCATATGCCGCCGTTCATCGACGGGAACATGCATGCATGCCCGACATGCCTGGGCTGCCACGTCTTGCGATTGCAGGCACTGCAAATTCCAACGGCCGGGCCAGCCACTATGTCTAGCTCCTCCATCCCCAAGAACCCCCCACCGCCGTTGCGGGAGCGGCGGGCTTCGGCTGCGGTCTTTGGTTTGTTTTTGCTCATGCTGCCATCCATTGACGCTCGGTATGCGCAAGATCTCCAAACTGCAGATACTCACCTCGCCAGGCCAGCTTGATGATCCCGGTCGGGCCGTGGCGGTTCTTGCAGACGTTGGCGAAGGCGATGCCTCGAAATCGCTCCTCTGCCTCGTACTCGAAGGGGCGGTACAGCGTGTAGATCTGGTCGGCCTCGCGCTCAATGTGCCCTGACTCTGCGATGTCGCCCATGTACGGCACCCGGCCCATGCCGTCCTGCCCCATTGGCCGCTTCTCGACGTCACGGCTCACCTGCGCCAATGCCACCACCACGATGTCGAGCTCGCGGGCGATGTTCTTCAGCTGCGTTACGACGTCACCGACTTGCAACCGCATGTCTCGGCCTTCACCGCCGGTGATTTTCTGGATGTAATCCACCAGCAGCAGCCGAATGTTGTTTTCGTACTTCCAGCGACGGGCCTGACGTTGGATGTCCTGGATCGATGGCCCGGGTCGATCGAACAGCCAGACTGGGCGCGCTGAGAGCGCATTGGCTGCGGCGTTGATGCGGGCCCACTCTGCATCCTCGAGCTTGCCTCGGCGCATGTTGTGCAAGCTGATGGAGCCGTTGATTGCCATCAGGCGCATCCCGATCTGCGCGCGTCCCTGCTCACCGCTGACCATGCCGGTTGCGACGCCAGAACCCAGCATGGTGTTCAGCGCCCAGGCTGTTTTGCCCATTGCCGGCCGAGCTGCAACCACGATCAGGTCACCGCCGTGCATCCCGCCGAGGCTGTCGTCCAGGTCACGGATGCCGGTGCTGATCCCGGTCGGCTTGCCATCGGCCTGGTGCGCTTGGTCGATGAGGTCAATCGCGGCACCCACCGCCGACTTCACGTGGCAATGCCAGTCCTGGGAGGTCGCGTTGATCGCCATCAGCTGGCGGATCGCGTAGTCCACCGCGCCGGCAACGTCGTTGTTCGCAGCCTCCTGCAACTCCGCGGCAATCTGCAGCGCTTGCCGCGTTCTTGCCGCGGTCTTGATCGCTCGGGCGTAGCTGTCGATGCCAGATCCCCGGAAGTTGTCCGCAACCATGCCCGTCGTGACCTGCAGCCACTTCCGGCCGGTGGCTCGCTCGAGGAAATCCGCGACCGTCACGGGTTCGGCAACTTCGCCGTCTGCCGTGATCGTGCAGATGGCTTCGTAGACCTGCCGGTGTTGGGCGCTGAGGAAATCCGTCGCTGCGAGCTCTGCGGTTTGCAACAGCGAGTTGTCCAGCATCAGCCGGCCAAGCAGGGTGTTTTCGGCTTCGAGGATTGTGGCGCTCATGTTCCGAAGGCCCTCGCTCGTGGCGCCGCTGCAATCTGCTGGCTTGCATAGCCATTCCGCTTCTGCCGAAGCGAGACATCACGGATCCGGTTTCTCCAGGTAGCAACCCAATCAAGCTTCAACCCCTTCGGCCCTGGCACGCCGACCCAGTAATCCTCGAACTCAGCCGTAGCGGCCTTCACATCGACGTTCGGGTACTGTTCGGCAGCCCAGGAGCGCATCGCGTCTGTCAGCGGGAACGGGATAGCGATCCGTGTTCCCTTTGCGCGAGCAGGTTTGTCATCAGCGCCGGAGGCGCGAGCTTCTGGTGTGTTGTGTTCCTGTTCTGTTCCTGATCTGTTCTGTTCAGAGGAAGCCCCTTCCAAGGGGCTTTTTGATCCCTTGCCTGGGGCTATATAAAGGTGGAAATCATCCCCGTACCTGGCGATGAACTCTGCGATGAAGGGCAACTCGGGGACTGTCAGGAGGTATTGCTGAACGCCTTTGCAGCGCTTGTCTGAAGCCTGCAGGCCTTGGCCTATCTGCCAAGCAGCCATTTCCTTGACCCAGATCCACTCCGAGGTCTCGTCGTATACGCAAAATCCATCTTCAGATAGCGATCGAAGGGCCTTCGAAGCCCCTTCCGGAGATATGCCAACCTCGTGGCATAGGTACATCATTGGCAAGTAGTACAGCCCGCTCTGATGGGAGTGCGGGCTGGTGATGAGATAAAACGCAAC from Candidatus Limnocylindrales bacterium encodes:
- a CDS encoding phage major capsid protein — translated: MAVPASTSFTTFTELVSTTFRNHKGEFVDNVSNHNALFRRITEKGGVEKEDGGLSITRNIDFEDNQTYQRYSGYDELNISNSEVLSSVEFAWRQVAIHVTASGEEIRKNSGESRIVNLVKSRLQNAKRSMANGMSADFYSAGSLTNQINGLQALISDAGTGTVGGINSTTFTFWRNIVQSAASPLQGGGAITPSATTIESLMLPLWLRLTRGADHPDLIIASENYFTFYEQSQTSLKRYSPNDDGQGGMVKLRYKQAEVWHDTAASGIPTSHMYFINTDFFKFVAHQDAWMEMLDEKNSVNQEAVVMPIITMGNLIVTNRSLQGLVVA
- a CDS encoding terminase family protein translates to MQTSYQTTSLRVSPAQAASELLRRRSARRNAIDFVAYTTPRWSPGPIHRAICEQIDRVRRKEIDRLLLLCPPQHGKSQISSRRAPALFLADDPTEDIIQVSASAELAEGFGHDVRNCVRSEEFQRLFPKVTLSEDSSARGRWHTNHGGSYYAVGVGGQLYGRGGMAIIDDPFGTWEDAQSELQRNKVWEWYTGTLYNRVRPGKPIIVIQHRMHEDDLVGRLLAQQACGGDRWEVIELPAHIDNPPWPQRYDGAALARIRQNMDRRQWAALYMQNPTPEDGTFFKREQFELFDPSKVPACHKYQTGDFAVTEDGGDWTEIATHGYLNEDLYLAIEGWRGRTTADVWIEQLIDQAERQNPFAFFGESGPIRRAIEPFLTRRMQERSVFVPCEWLTRGKDKPTEARPLQAMAGLKRIKIADTEYGNNLLSQLLKFPAGKHDDAVDMAVLMAKAVHEAHPAIVKPKQAPPPPKWSAKQTINEMIQQHSRKRRGGEW
- a CDS encoding DnaB-like helicase C-terminal domain-containing protein, which codes for MSATILEAENTLLGRLMLDNSLLQTAELAATDFLSAQHRQVYEAICTITADGEVAEPVTVADFLERATGRKWLQVTTGMVADNFRGSGIDSYARAIKTAARTRQALQIAAELQEAANNDVAGAVDYAIRQLMAINATSQDWHCHVKSAVGAAIDLIDQAHQADGKPTGISTGIRDLDDSLGGMHGGDLIVVAARPAMGKTAWALNTMLGSGVATGMVSGEQGRAQIGMRLMAINGSISLHNMRRGKLEDAEWARINAAANALSARPVWLFDRPGPSIQDIQRQARRWKYENNIRLLLVDYIQKITGGEGRDMRLQVGDVVTQLKNIARELDIVVVALAQVSRDVEKRPMGQDGMGRVPYMGDIAESGHIEREADQIYTLYRPFEYEAEERFRGIAFANVCKNRHGPTGIIKLAWRGEYLQFGDLAHTERQWMAA